A part of Aegilops tauschii subsp. strangulata cultivar AL8/78 chromosome 2, Aet v6.0, whole genome shotgun sequence genomic DNA contains:
- the LOC109767980 gene encoding uncharacterized protein, producing the protein MDILYLCKDILKIQKFRRLASYAGFYSFTTLVTYAYTSNTTRAGISRADQYYAAYPSGTDLLTDTAKLYKAALGNCFEIDDWGPIEFSIMAKHFDRQGKPPYAYHAQYMSHLLSHGQLDGSG; encoded by the exons ATGGATATTTTGTATCTATGCAAGGATATCTTAAAGATTCAGAAGTTTAGGCGACTGGCGTCTTATGCTGGATTCTATTCATTCACCACCCTCGTTACCTATGCTTACACAAGCAATAC GACAAGGGCTGGCATTTCGAGGGCTGATCAGTATTATGCCGCCTACCCTTCTGGTACTGACCTGCTGACTGATACTGCAAAG CTTTACAAGGCTGCGTTGGGTAATTGTTTCGAAATAGACGACTGGGGTCCAATAGAATTCTCCATCATGGCAAAGCATTTTGACCGGCAAGGCAAACCACCATATGCTTACCATGCT CAATACATGTCACACCTTCTATCCCATGGCCAGCTCGATGGAAGTGGTTAA